Genomic DNA from Leptolyngbya sp. CCY15150:
TGATTGGAAGACCCTGACTGATCATCACTGGGTGGAAAGCATTACTAGTCGTCACTCCGTAGACATCATCACTGGTGCCTTCGAGGCGATCGGGTAAAACAACCGTTTCAACATTGATTACCTGTATCGTTGTGCTTTCGATCCACTGATTGACAGCACTCACCACCTCAGAGAAAGATTCATACTCGGAAGGGCCGCCGAAGGGTCCTCGCTCAGTAATTCGAGGCGCGAAATCTTTGTACTTAATCATTTGATTCACCATCTAAAATTGCAGAATTGACAATTGATTCAAGAAACCATCATGATTTGGTCTGTTTAGCGCTACAGCAACCATTGGGTCAGCAGAGGAACCAGGTAGCGGAGCGAGAACGCCTCCCAGATCGCGCCGATGATGAATAGTGGGAGCGTGGACAGGCTCAGCCAACCGAGGTTTTTTAGCCCACGAACGTAACCCTGACGATGGTTTTGAGCACCGATGATGGCGGGGCGAACCCAAGACCGACCAAGGATGTATGCGCCCAACATCAAGAGGGCGTAAGCTTGGAGTTCGATGAGTACCGTCAGCGAGTGCGGGATCAGTGCCACTGCCATAATCTCGGTAGACGGGGCCATGGCTAAACCTAATGTGAATGCCTTATACGCAAATAGGGCGATGCCAGTGAAGGGAACGATCAGCGAGGGGATCACAATCCACAGCGCGCCAGTCATGACGTTGACTCCCAGGATGGTCAGTGAGAACAGCCACGGATTATTGAATAGCGATCGGACAAGATCCGCTGTTCCGTTGTCTTCCATGGTGGCCACCTGAGCTGCGCCCAGGTTGGGGAAGACCATCGCCGCTACCACCCCGGTGATGACTAAGCCATACACAATGGCGTTGATGATGAGGTAGGCGCGAAAATTGGCGCGAATGATCTGGAAGGGTTTGCGAAGCAAGCGGATGTGTCTTGCTTCATGATTCGGGTGAATAAGGCGCTTTGTGGCGATCGCTTTGCGTGACATAGTTTTAGCTCCTATTTTTGGTGATGGATGTAGTGATGCTTAAGAGTGAGCACTGCCGCGTAGAGCAGCGCTGTCGATGGTGTAAGTAAGGGTGTCTAAATCCTTGTTTTGGTGATGGGGGGCTAGAGGACGCAGCGATCGCCCTCTGCTGGGAGTTCAAGGTCGATCAGGTAGTCTAGCGACGATGTCGTTAACACAGACGTTGTCGTCGGTGAGAGCCACACCGTGCCCGCCCTCGACGGTGAGCAAGGTGCCGCCGAGCGTCTCGGCGAAGCTGATGCCGCCCGAGTGCGGGGTGGCCGGGTCACCTGTGACCGAAACAATCAGGGTTTTTGGGAGACCTTCAATCCCCATGCGCCAGACCCATCGCCCCAGCCATTAACAAGCTGGCGAGATCACCCACGAACTTA
This window encodes:
- a CDS encoding stage II sporulation protein M, with product MSRKAIATKRLIHPNHEARHIRLLRKPFQIIRANFRAYLIINAIVYGLVITGVVAAMVFPNLGAAQVATMEDNGTADLVRSLFNNPWLFSLTILGVNVMTGALWIVIPSLIVPFTGIALFAYKAFTLGLAMAPSTEIMAVALIPHSLTVLIELQAYALLMLGAYILGRSWVRPAIIGAQNHRQGYVRGLKNLGWLSLSTLPLFIIGAIWEAFSLRYLVPLLTQWLL
- a CDS encoding alpha/beta hydrolase, yielding MGIEGLPKTLIVSVTGDPATPHSGGISFAETLGGTLLTVEGGHGVALTDDNVCVNDIVARLPDRP